TCTTCGGACAAGGCAAACTTAAGCTGCCCGGCCGGTGCTGCCTCCTGCCGGAACACCCGGATGCCCAGCGGGCTGCTGGTGAAAATATCGGGCTGGCCATCGCAGTCATAGTCGCGCAGCAGCACCCAGTCGTGCAGGTCGGCGGGGAAAAAGACCTCATACGCCGGTGCATAAGTATAGCGCCAGTTACCACCCTCCAGAACCGCCAGCCACGTGTATACTTTCTGCAGCATCCTATCGAAGATGAACAGGTCCGGGTGGCCGTCTTTGTTCAGGTCGATGGTGGAGAACTGGGGCGTGTTGAGGCCGCCGCTCCACGGGTCGGGAAGCGGGCCGGCGGACGTTGTGACCGGCACGTCGGTGCGCAGCCGGAACTGCAGCGAGTCCTGGGCCAGGGCAGCTGTAGCCGCCCAGCAGACCAATAACAAAGTATAGATGTTCTTCATAGTTTGCCCGGGCGGCAACGTTTCTTCCTTACAGCCCCAGATTTTGCACGATGGAAACAGGCAGCGCTGTCGCTTTTCGGGATTTGCGTGTATATTGCCACTGCGCCGGCAGCGCCTGGTGTATACCTGGGTTGCCTACACAAAAGCATCTGATTAAGCGCTAAGCTAAAAGTACATAATTCATGCAGAACAGCATCGCCTTTCTATATCAAAAATACCTCGAATGCCGCCACGTCAGCACCGACTCGCGGGCAGCCCAGGACCAAAGCTTATTTTTTGCCCTGAACGGCCCCAACTTTAAAGGCGCCAGGTTTGCCGCCACGGCTCTGGAGAAGGGCGCCCGGTATGCCGTGGTAGATGCCCCGGCCATGGCCGCCGAAAACGTGTTTGTGGTGGAGGATACGCTGCAGGCCCTGCAGGACCTGGCGCGCCACCACCGGCGCCAACTCAGCATCCCCGTTATCGGCATTACGGGCTCCAACGGCAAAACCACCACCAAAGAGCTCATTCATGCCGTGCTGAGCCAGAAGTATAATACCCTCTACACGCAGGGCAACCTCAACAACCACATTGGCGTGCCGCTCACGCTGCTGCGCCTCCGGCCCGAGCACGAGATGGCCATCATCGAAATGGGCGCCAACCACATCGGCGAAATTGCGCAGCTTTGCACCATAGCCCAGCCCACCCATGGCCTGATCACCAACATCGGCAAAGCCCATTTAGAAGGCTTTGGAAGTTTAGAGGGAGTAGCCAGGGGAAAAAGCGAGCTCTACGTGCACCTGGATAACCACCAGGGCACCGTGTTTATAAATACCACCAACGAGCACCTGGTGCGCATGAGCCGCCGCATCGAACATAAAGTAACCTACCCCGCCCCCGGCGACTACTATCATTCCGAGTTACTGGAAGCATCGCCTTATGTGGTGTACAAGGATGAAGAAGGCAACGTAGTACGTACGCAGCTGGTAGGCAGCTACAACTATGAGAACATGGCAGGCGCAGCTGCCATAGGCAAGTTTTTCGGGGTGCCGCTGGCCAACGTCAACGAAGCCATTGCCGGCTACAGTCCGGTCAACAACCGCTCGCAGGTGCTGCAGCAGGGCAGCAACACCATCATCCTGGATGCTTATAACGCCAATCCTACGTCGATGGCCGCTGCTGTGCGCAACTTCGGCAACATGCATGCGCCCCGCAAAGTGGTGATACTGGGCGACATGTTTGAGATGGGCCCCGAAAGCGAAACAGAGCACCGCGCCTTAGGTGAGGTGGTAGCAGAGCAGCCTTTCGATACGGTTATACTTTGCGGCAAGGACATGCAGTATGCCGCTGCGGTGAACGAGGCGTTTTTATACTTTGAAACCAAGCCCGAGCTGACCAAGTGGTTGCAAGAACACCCGGTTACAGAAAGCTACGTGCTGGTAAAAGGCTCCAGAGGCATGGGCCTGGAAACTTTGGTGGAGGTTCTTTAGAAGAATAGAAGAACTATCATGAATTAAACATACCTAGCAACACGCAGCAACAGCCCGTTTGAGGAAGGCAAGACCAAGCTGGATAACTATTTTCTATATTAAGTTTTTTTATATAAATAAAGACCATGTCTTTTACAGGCATGGTCTTTTCAATAATATTTATATATATTACTTAACCTAACTAATATAGAAAGTATGAAAATAAGATGTACTCTTTTGACCTTGCTATTAATTTTCGTCCGGTTTGCTTACGCACAAACACCAGACACTACATCCTATAAGCACCACCTAGGCATTATTGCCAGTCCTACATTACATAAAGTATTCGATAGTAACAGGGAGCTTCCGGTAGGTTTAATTTATAAACGCCAAATTAAAGCGAACGCTGCCTTTAGAGCTACGTTGGTGGGCACCACTTCTATGTACGAACATTCTTCTCCATCACCAAACAATAAATCCACATCTGAAAATAGTTATTTTCATGTTCAGTTAACAGGAGGATACGAATGGCAGGTTCCTTTAAGTAATCGTTGGGAATTGTACTATGGTGGAGAAGCTGGGCCAGTTTACGGAAGATCAGTATCAAAAAACAGAAGCGGGAATTCTGATTACTATAACGGCACAACTGTTAAAGATAATTCATACAATGTTGGGGCTGTGGTCCGGCCATTTGCCGGAATTGCTTTTCAGATCAATAGCAGATTATACATTGCGACGGAAACAGCAATTGTTGCTTACTACCATACTGGGAAGTACAAAACGCATACTGCAAGCTATGGCAATACTAGCGATGGGACATCAAAGTATAGCTATGCTAATATCAAATATCAGCCGCTTTCCAATTTATCACTTCTGTTACGGTTCTAATTAAGTCGAAAGCGCAACAGGAGAGAAAGATTAGGTAAGTATAAAACAGCAAGGCCCACGATTCTGATGATCGTGGGCCTTGCTGTTTTATCAAAATTATATCTTTATAAGTCTAACGTCTTGTGCCTGGCGTTTTATGTCTCACCTAAAATGGCGAGTCGAAATCCTTCAGTAGTGGCAATATCTCATCCTTCGGTGATACCAGCGGCGCTGCAATTCCCCAGCTTATACTTAGAGCCGGGTCGTTCCAAAGTATACCGCCTTCTGCTGTAGGCGCGTAAAAGTCTGTGCACTTGTACAGAAAGGTGGTATTGTCTTCCAGGGCCACAAAGCCGTGTGCAAAACCTGCTGGAATGTAAAACTGGTTGTGCTTTTCAGCATCCAGCAGGCAGGTAACGTGTTGTCCGTAGGTAGGCGAGTCTTTGCGCAGGTCTACGGCCACATCCAGGGCTTTGCCCGAACTTACCCGCACCAGTTTGGCCTGCGCATGTGGCGGCTTCTGAAAGTGTAGCCCCCGCAAAACGCCCCTGCCCGACACCGACTGATTGTCCTGCACAAAATTAGGAGCCAGGCCTAGCGGTTCAAACCACTTTTGGCTGAACGTCTCCAGAAAGTAGCCCCGTTCGTCGCGGAAGATACGTGGTGTAAATTCTATTAGTCCCTGTATATGAAAAAGCGTGTGCTCCATGAGGTTAATGTGCTGATCTTGACGTGTAGTAAATTAATTTTGAATAACTGACTTTTGAATAAATGAATACAAAAGCCGCACTTTATACTTTAATCATCCCGCTTTTTATAGCCTCCTGTTGTCAGCACCTGTCTGTGAAAGATTTCTGGATACTAGGTGGCAGGTAAAATACATCCTTGAGTACCGTTTCCCGGCTTTTTTATATTTCCTATTCAAAGAAGCCGCCCATACCTGACTTATTCAAGACCTTTTCATTCAATGATTCAGTCATTCAAAATTCTACCTTCCTTAACCTGCGCAATGGCTGCTTTATACTTCTGGATTACAAATTGGTCATCGAATTTGGTGGTGGCCAGTTGGCGGCTGGCTTGGCCCATCCGCTCCAGTTCTTCGTTGCTTAGCTGTAGCATCTGCCCCATTTTGGCGGCCAGGTCGGCTGGGTCGCGGGCGCGGCAAAGATACCCATTCACATTGTGGTGCACCACCTCGCGGCAGCCAGGCACATTGGTGGCAATTAAAGGTTTGGCCATGGCAGCGGCTTCCAGCAGCGTGCGCGGCGTTCCTTCGCGGTAAGAAGGCAGCACCACGCAGTCGGCCTGCGCCAGTACAGGGGCTACCTCGTCGGTTGCACCCAGGTACTCGACTCCGCCGGTAGCCAGCCACTCCTCCAGCTGTTGTTTCGGGATGCCGGAGCGACTGCGCTCATCCACTTTGCCCAGCAGCTGGCATTTCACCCCGGCGTGCTGCGCCTGCAACCGTTTGCTGGCTTCTATAAACTCCACCACACCTTTGTCAAAAAGCACCCGCGCCACCATCAGGAACACAAAGGGCTGGTTGCGCCGGAATGCACCGATGGGCCGGAATGCCTGCAGGTCGATGCCGGAGCCCGGCAGCACCTCCGTGATGCTGGCGGGCACCAGTCTGTTGCGCAGGAAAAGTCGACGGTCGTCGTGGTTCTGGAAAAATACTTTGGCCGGATAGCGAAACGCAACCCGATACAGCTTCAGGGCGATGGCCGAAATATGATCGCGGGTGATAAAGACGCTGCCCAGTCCGGATACATTGTTGATGGCCGGAATGCCCGCCCAATGGGCCGCAATGGCGCCGTAAATATTGGGCTTGATGGTATAATGCAGCACCACATCGGGCCTGAGCTGCCGGTAAGCCCGGTACAGGCGCCAGACAAGCAGCAGGTCCGGGAAGGGGTTGGTGCCTCTGGCCATCTGCACGGGCACAAAGGTGCAGCCGGCAGCTACCAGCTTTTGGGAATAGGCATCGGGCGGGGCCACCGCTATTACCTCATGGCCGTCTGCCAACAGCGCCTGCAGCAGGCGCATACGGAAATTGTAGATGTTCCAGGAAGTGTTGATGACAATGGCTATGCGCATACCTGCTCATCACAAAGAAAGCGTTCTTGGGGCCTAAAAACCGTAAGTTAGCCATTTTAGCAGAAGCATCAGAAATTTTAAAGTAAATTGCACACCGGCGCGCTATGCGCTCCATCACAACTATAAAAGCATGCCCGTAACAGCATTCCTGCACACACACGTACTGGTAGTAGTTCTTTTTCTACTGCTGTTTGCTGCCAAGGCAGTTTTGCTGCTCCTAAACAAGCACCAGCTGCTGGCCACGGTACGTCATAAAACCAAGGTGGCCGACATACTCCTGGGCACCCTAATCCTTATTACAGGGGCATACCTGGCCACGCAGTACAATGGCGGCCTGCCGGCGTGGCTTATCCTTAAAATAGTACTGGTACTGGCTGCTATTCCGATCGGCATTGCCGGTCTGGCGCGCCAAAGCAAGCTGCTGACGGTGGTGGCGCTCCTGCTTTTCCTTTATGTATATGGCGTGGCCGAAACCAACAGCCTGATCATGAACAACCAGGAGCCGATAGCAAAGGCTGCCCTTCCGGATGCGACGGATACGCCCGAAACAGATGCCGTCGAAACAGGCCAGCCTTCCGCAACCAACGCTGCGGCACCTGAAAACATCATCGCTGCCATGAGCGAGAGCCAGTTGGCCAACGCCAAAGCCATCTACACGCAGGTATGCGCCAGCTGCCACGGGGCCGATGGCGCCAAAAACAAACGCAACGCGGCAAACTTACAAGTTAGTCAACGCAGCCTGAACGACCGTAAAACCGTTATTGAAAATGGCCGCGGCCTGATGCCTGCCTTCGGCAAGCAGCTGAGCGCGCAGGAAGTAGAGATGCTCGCGGCTTACACCATGACGCTTAAGAAATAATTAATGGGAAAAAAGCAATTTTATGATACCGCCAAGCCGCAGGAGACTGCCGTGCTGGTGGCTGTTCCGAGTTACCGCCAGACCGACGAGCAAACCAAAGAATACCTCGACGAGCTGGCTTTTTTAGCAGAAACGGCCGGGGCCGAAACCCTCAAGCGTTTTATTCAGAAGCTCGACAAACCCGATGTGCGCACCTTTGTAGGCAGCGGCAAACTGGAGGAGATCAATGCCTATGTAAAAGAGCACGATGTGGACATGGTTATTTTCGACGATGACCTCTCGCCCTCGCAGGTGCGCAACATTGAGCGGGAACTGCAGGTAAAGATCGTGGACCGCAGCCTGCTTATACTTGATATTTTTGCCCTCCGCGCCAAAACCGCGCAGGCACATGCCCAGGTAGAGATGGCCCAGTACCAGTACCTGCTGCCCCGCCTGACTAACCTGTGGACGCACCTTTCCAAGCAAAAAGGAGGTATCGGTATGAAAGGCCCG
This window of the Pontibacter liquoris genome carries:
- a CDS encoding c-type cytochrome, encoding MPVTAFLHTHVLVVVLFLLLFAAKAVLLLLNKHQLLATVRHKTKVADILLGTLILITGAYLATQYNGGLPAWLILKIVLVLAAIPIGIAGLARQSKLLTVVALLLFLYVYGVAETNSLIMNNQEPIAKAALPDATDTPETDAVETGQPSATNAAAPENIIAAMSESQLANAKAIYTQVCASCHGADGAKNKRNAANLQVSQRSLNDRKTVIENGRGLMPAFGKQLSAQEVEMLAAYTMTLKK
- a CDS encoding UDP-N-acetylmuramoyl-tripeptide--D-alanyl-D-alanine ligase, producing MQNSIAFLYQKYLECRHVSTDSRAAQDQSLFFALNGPNFKGARFAATALEKGARYAVVDAPAMAAENVFVVEDTLQALQDLARHHRRQLSIPVIGITGSNGKTTTKELIHAVLSQKYNTLYTQGNLNNHIGVPLTLLRLRPEHEMAIIEMGANHIGEIAQLCTIAQPTHGLITNIGKAHLEGFGSLEGVARGKSELYVHLDNHQGTVFINTTNEHLVRMSRRIEHKVTYPAPGDYYHSELLEASPYVVYKDEEGNVVRTQLVGSYNYENMAGAAAIGKFFGVPLANVNEAIAGYSPVNNRSQVLQQGSNTIILDAYNANPTSMAAAVRNFGNMHAPRKVVILGDMFEMGPESETEHRALGEVVAEQPFDTVILCGKDMQYAAAVNEAFLYFETKPELTKWLQEHPVTESYVLVKGSRGMGLETLVEVL
- a CDS encoding glycosyltransferase family 4 protein, translating into MRIAIVINTSWNIYNFRMRLLQALLADGHEVIAVAPPDAYSQKLVAAGCTFVPVQMARGTNPFPDLLLVWRLYRAYRQLRPDVVLHYTIKPNIYGAIAAHWAGIPAINNVSGLGSVFITRDHISAIALKLYRVAFRYPAKVFFQNHDDRRLFLRNRLVPASITEVLPGSGIDLQAFRPIGAFRRNQPFVFLMVARVLFDKGVVEFIEASKRLQAQHAGVKCQLLGKVDERSRSGIPKQQLEEWLATGGVEYLGATDEVAPVLAQADCVVLPSYREGTPRTLLEAAAMAKPLIATNVPGCREVVHHNVNGYLCRARDPADLAAKMGQMLQLSNEELERMGQASRQLATTKFDDQFVIQKYKAAIAQVKEGRILND
- the rfbC gene encoding dTDP-4-dehydrorhamnose 3,5-epimerase, encoding MEHTLFHIQGLIEFTPRIFRDERGYFLETFSQKWFEPLGLAPNFVQDNQSVSGRGVLRGLHFQKPPHAQAKLVRVSSGKALDVAVDLRKDSPTYGQHVTCLLDAEKHNQFYIPAGFAHGFVALEDNTTFLYKCTDFYAPTAEGGILWNDPALSISWGIAAPLVSPKDEILPLLKDFDSPF